Proteins encoded together in one Chloroflexota bacterium window:
- a CDS encoding S9 family peptidase encodes MPNTKRTITAEDLYNFELLSPPRISPDGKHVVYAQQRVDAKTEKKYSNLWITPTNGSGARPFTIGDQNDSQPRWSPDGKTIAFISNRGDEKQPQIYLIPFEGGEARALTELKGEIGALEWSPDGTQFVIQFRAKDAEVLERDGDEQKKKLGIVARHYERVFYKFDGYGFLPHERWHIWTVDASSGVANQLTAGPIFDELQPAWSPDGKSIAFISNRNPDPDLARGDTSLFVIPAAGGLERQIETTSQALLPSFSPDGKLIAYIGQRDYTQWWQNNDLWVAPVDGSMPPRNLTTKFDATVDTASINDLNFGHNPQAPAWSPDGNTLFFQVSKDGSNLLMSANVSNGELRTVLGEKGFVGGFDFDHAGETLAYFFGTMSDPGQIFVHPVGGQGSTQITRANPWLQEVNLGSMEEVWFKGRDGNDIQGWILKPPAFDASQTYPSILEIHGGPLAMYAEFFMHEFYYLAAQGYVVYFSNPRGGQGYGETHAKAIWQDWGNADYADLMSWTDYVAAQPYIDTNRMGVTGGSYGGYMSLWIIGHTQRFQAAVPQRVVSNFVSMWGSSDLNWIFQQVLDNKPPWEDLEKYWKHSPMAYIGNAKTPTLLIHSENDHRCPIEQGEQAFVALKTLGVDAEMVRFPEEPHGLSRIGRTDRRIARLNHIARWMGKYLKYP; translated from the coding sequence ATGCCCAACACGAAACGCACGATTACAGCCGAAGATTTATATAACTTTGAACTATTGTCGCCGCCGCGCATCTCGCCGGACGGCAAGCATGTGGTCTACGCCCAGCAGCGCGTGGATGCCAAGACCGAGAAGAAATACAGCAATCTGTGGATTACCCCTACCAACGGCAGCGGCGCTCGTCCGTTCACCATTGGCGACCAAAATGACTCACAGCCGCGCTGGTCACCCGATGGCAAGACGATTGCCTTCATCTCGAACCGCGGCGATGAGAAACAGCCCCAAATCTATCTGATCCCCTTCGAGGGTGGTGAAGCCCGCGCCCTGACCGAACTCAAAGGTGAAATCGGCGCGCTGGAATGGTCACCGGATGGAACACAATTTGTGATCCAGTTTCGCGCCAAAGACGCCGAAGTTCTGGAGCGGGACGGGGACGAGCAAAAGAAAAAACTTGGTATTGTCGCCCGCCACTACGAGCGTGTTTTCTATAAATTCGATGGCTATGGCTTTCTGCCCCATGAGCGCTGGCACATCTGGACGGTAGACGCGTCCAGTGGCGTAGCCAATCAACTCACCGCGGGGCCAATCTTCGATGAACTCCAACCCGCCTGGTCGCCCGATGGCAAATCAATTGCCTTTATATCCAATCGCAACCCCGACCCCGATCTGGCGCGTGGCGATACCAGCCTGTTCGTGATCCCGGCGGCAGGCGGTTTAGAACGCCAAATCGAAACCACTTCCCAGGCGCTTCTGCCTAGTTTTTCTCCCGATGGCAAGTTGATTGCCTATATCGGCCAACGCGACTACACGCAGTGGTGGCAAAATAACGATCTGTGGGTTGCACCGGTTGACGGCTCCATGCCGCCGCGCAACCTGACCACCAAATTCGACGCCACGGTCGATACGGCCAGCATCAACGATCTCAATTTTGGGCATAACCCGCAAGCCCCGGCCTGGTCGCCAGATGGCAACACACTTTTCTTCCAGGTCAGCAAAGATGGCAGCAACCTGCTCATGTCGGCGAATGTCAGTAACGGCGAGTTGAGGACCGTTCTCGGCGAGAAGGGTTTTGTGGGTGGGTTCGATTTCGACCACGCAGGAGAAACGCTGGCCTATTTCTTCGGCACGATGAGCGACCCGGGGCAGATTTTTGTGCATCCCGTGGGGGGGCAGGGTTCAACTCAGATTACGCGCGCCAACCCCTGGCTACAGGAAGTCAATCTCGGCTCAATGGAAGAAGTCTGGTTCAAGGGGCGTGACGGCAACGACATCCAGGGATGGATTCTAAAACCCCCGGCCTTTGACGCCTCCCAAACATATCCTTCGATCCTCGAAATCCACGGCGGTCCGCTGGCAATGTACGCCGAGTTTTTCATGCACGAGTTCTACTACCTCGCCGCGCAGGGCTATGTGGTCTATTTCAGCAATCCGCGCGGCGGACAGGGTTACGGCGAAACGCATGCCAAAGCCATCTGGCAAGATTGGGGCAACGCTGATTATGCCGATCTGATGAGTTGGACAGACTATGTGGCGGCGCAGCCCTACATCGATACCAATCGCATGGGCGTGACCGGCGGCAGTTACGGCGGCTATATGAGCCTGTGGATTATCGGCCATACCCAGCGCTTCCAGGCCGCCGTGCCGCAGCGCGTGGTCAGCAACTTTGTCAGCATGTGGGGTTCCAGTGATCTGAACTGGATTTTCCAGCAAGTGCTCGACAACAAACCGCCCTGGGAAGATTTGGAGAAATACTGGAAACACTCGCCGATGGCCTATATCGGCAATGCCAAAACGCCGACTTTGCTGATCCACAGCGAGAACGATCACCGTTGCCCGATCGAACAGGGCGAGCAGGCTTTTGTGGCGCTCAAAACCCTGGGTGTAGATGCCGAAATGGTGCGCTTCCCCGAAGAGCCACACGGTCTTTCGCGCATAGGCCGCACAGATCGGCGCATCGCCCGCCTGAATCATATTGCACGCTGGATGGGTAAATACCTAAAGTACCCATAG
- a CDS encoding TIGR00266 family protein yields the protein MADVIDYQIYGDDLQLVEIELDPGEGVRAEVGTMTYMENGIEMQTDTGGGLFKGLKRMVTGESFFITTFLNNAQIKSHVAFAAPYPGKIVAFDLDQFNGQVLCQKDSFLCAAQGTEIEVAFTKRMGAGFFGGEGFILQRLVGDGMVFVHAGGTVIEKDLTAGETLRVDTGCIVAFDTRVDYDIQMVGGFKNALFGGEGLFLAKLTGPGKVYLQSLPFSRLVDRIKSGISFSQGGGEQTGVAGIGSDILKGIISG from the coding sequence ATGGCTGATGTAATTGATTATCAAATTTACGGCGACGATCTTCAGCTCGTGGAAATTGAACTTGATCCCGGCGAGGGTGTACGCGCCGAGGTTGGAACAATGACCTATATGGAAAACGGCATCGAGATGCAAACTGACACCGGCGGCGGGCTCTTCAAGGGCCTGAAGCGCATGGTAACGGGTGAGAGCTTTTTCATCACTACATTTTTAAATAATGCACAGATAAAATCTCACGTAGCATTTGCAGCCCCCTACCCTGGCAAAATTGTAGCCTTTGACCTGGATCAATTTAACGGCCAGGTGTTATGCCAAAAAGACTCCTTCCTGTGCGCCGCTCAAGGCACCGAAATCGAAGTCGCCTTCACCAAACGTATGGGTGCGGGTTTCTTCGGCGGCGAGGGCTTCATCTTGCAGCGCCTCGTCGGCGATGGGATGGTATTCGTCCACGCGGGCGGCACGGTCATCGAAAAAGACCTGACCGCGGGCGAAACCCTGCGCGTGGACACCGGCTGCATCGTAGCCTTTGACACCCGTGTAGACTACGACATCCAGATGGTTGGCGGCTTCAAGAACGCGCTCTTCGGCGGTGAAGGTCTCTTCCTCGCCAAGCTAACCGGCCCCGGAAAAGTGTATCTGCAAAGCCTGCCCTTCTCGCGGCTGGTAGACCGCATCAAGAGCGGTATCAGTTTCAGCCAGGGCGGCGGCGAGCAAACCGGCGTCGCCGGAATCGGCAGCGATATTCTCAAGGGGATTATCAGCGGATAA
- the mazG gene encoding nucleoside triphosphate pyrophosphohydrolase has protein sequence MAGIVILGLGPANADLITRQAWQVLETADEIYLRTEQHPAVKGFPPSLRVKSFDDLYQHYDSFEQVYQQIVEQIIALGKRPEGVIYAVPGHPFIAESTGPEIVRQAKALGIPCSLVGGLSFLEPTFSALGLDPLPHTSLVDALTLVSGHHPPFPPDAPVLIAQIYDRQIAAEVKITLMAAYPDEHPVQLVHGAGSTTELVEDLPLYAIDRSEHIGLLTSLYLSPLGPATSMEAFQELVAHLRSPEGCPWDREQDHQSLRPNLLEEAYEVVDAIDKDDPIAMVEEFGDLLLQVVLHAQIASEYGEFTMADVINGIYTKLVRRHPHVFGDVNLDEADAVIKNWERLKAEERKANGEEKKGLLDGVANALPALTRAQTYQNRVVRVGFDWPDISGVMDKICEEIEEIRTAPDDAARASEVGDLLFAIVNLARWLKIDAESALRETNQRFRTRFAFIEQSAREQGRELGEMPLEEMEELWQEAKQK, from the coding sequence ATGGCTGGTATCGTAATTTTAGGGCTTGGCCCTGCCAATGCAGACCTCATCACGCGTCAGGCCTGGCAAGTGCTTGAAACTGCGGATGAAATCTACCTACGCACCGAACAGCACCCGGCGGTAAAAGGTTTCCCGCCTTCGCTACGCGTGAAAAGTTTTGATGACCTTTATCAGCATTATGATTCCTTCGAGCAAGTGTACCAGCAAATTGTCGAGCAGATTATTGCCCTGGGAAAACGCCCCGAAGGGGTAATTTATGCTGTCCCGGGACATCCCTTTATCGCTGAGTCCACCGGCCCGGAGATTGTTCGCCAGGCTAAAGCGTTGGGAATTCCGTGCTCGCTCGTAGGTGGGCTGAGTTTCCTCGAACCGACATTCTCTGCCCTGGGGCTAGACCCTTTACCACACACATCCCTTGTGGATGCGCTGACCCTCGTGAGCGGCCACCACCCCCCTTTCCCGCCCGATGCGCCCGTCCTGATCGCCCAAATCTACGACCGTCAGATCGCCGCCGAAGTCAAGATCACTCTCATGGCCGCCTATCCCGATGAACATCCCGTTCAGTTGGTGCATGGCGCCGGTTCCACTACTGAGCTGGTTGAAGATTTACCCCTTTACGCGATTGACCGTAGCGAGCATATTGGTTTGCTGACTTCGCTCTATTTGTCTCCGCTTGGCCCGGCGACATCCATGGAAGCGTTTCAAGAATTGGTAGCGCATCTGCGCTCGCCCGAGGGCTGTCCCTGGGATCGCGAGCAGGATCATCAATCGTTGCGCCCCAATTTGCTCGAAGAAGCCTATGAAGTGGTGGATGCGATTGATAAAGACGATCCTATCGCGATGGTCGAAGAATTTGGCGATTTGTTGCTCCAGGTTGTGTTGCACGCCCAGATTGCCAGTGAATACGGTGAGTTTACGATGGCAGATGTCATCAACGGCATTTATACCAAACTGGTGCGACGGCATCCGCATGTTTTTGGCGATGTAAATCTTGATGAGGCCGATGCAGTAATCAAAAATTGGGAGCGTCTGAAAGCCGAAGAACGCAAGGCCAATGGTGAAGAGAAGAAAGGCTTGTTGGATGGTGTTGCCAACGCTCTTCCCGCCCTGACTCGGGCGCAGACTTACCAGAATCGGGTGGTGCGTGTAGGCTTCGACTGGCCCGATATTTCAGGGGTGATGGATAAAATTTGCGAAGAGATTGAAGAAATTCGCACCGCCCCCGATGACGCAGCCCGCGCATCCGAAGTTGGTGATTTGCTCTTTGCGATTGTCAATCTGGCGCGCTGGCTAAAGATTGATGCCGAAAGCGCCCTGCGCGAAACTAATCAGCGTTTTCGCACGCGCTTTGCATTTATTGAGCAATCAGCCCGCGAGCAGGGCCGTGAACTGGGGGAGATGCCGCTGGAAGAAATGGAAGAATTGTGGCAAGAGGCAAAGCAAAAATAA
- the rpsI gene encoding 30S ribosomal protein S9 produces the protein MANQYYEGVGRRKASTARVRVMSGTGQIIVNEKSLEEYFTRMGDSQNIVAPLSTVGQDSSVDVSVLVKGGGVTGQTDAVQLGLARALIKMNPDYRSAMRKGGFLTRDSREKERKKPGLKRARKAPTYTKR, from the coding sequence ATGGCGAATCAATATTACGAAGGTGTCGGTCGCCGCAAGGCCAGTACGGCTCGTGTTCGCGTGATGAGCGGCACTGGCCAGATTATCGTCAACGAGAAATCCCTCGAAGAGTATTTCACTCGTATGGGCGATTCACAAAATATCGTTGCCCCGCTATCTACCGTTGGGCAGGACAGCTCAGTAGATGTGAGTGTATTGGTCAAAGGCGGTGGTGTTACCGGCCAGACCGATGCTGTTCAGTTGGGCTTGGCTCGTGCACTGATAAAAATGAACCCGGATTACCGGTCGGCAATGCGCAAGGGCGGCTTCTTGACGCGCGACTCGCGTGAAAAAGAACGCAAGAAACCCGGTCTCAAGCGCGCCCGCAAGGCACCCACTTACACCAAGCGTTAG
- the rplM gene encoding 50S ribosomal protein L13 gives MYKTFYPKPEDIQRDWVLVDANEQTLGRLVTQISTVMLGKHKPEFTPGVDVGDFVVVVNAKHIRVTGNKLEDKMYHRTSGRPGGLKSISLRDLLDKHPERVIEKAVWGMLPHNRYGRKLMTKLRVYGGAEHPHSAQNPKPIEEVLSSTKE, from the coding sequence GTGTATAAAACGTTTTATCCCAAACCTGAAGATATCCAGCGCGACTGGGTGCTCGTTGATGCCAACGAGCAGACACTTGGCCGCCTGGTAACACAGATATCCACTGTGATGCTTGGCAAACACAAGCCAGAATTCACGCCGGGTGTTGATGTGGGCGATTTTGTTGTTGTCGTCAATGCAAAACATATTCGCGTAACGGGCAATAAGCTGGAAGACAAAATGTACCATCGTACCAGTGGCCGTCCGGGTGGATTGAAATCCATTAGCCTGCGTGACTTGCTTGACAAGCACCCTGAGCGCGTTATCGAAAAAGCGGTCTGGGGTATGCTGCCCCACAATCGCTATGGGCGCAAATTGATGACAAAACTGCGCGTTTACGGAGGTGCTGAGCACCCCCACTCGGCCCAAAACCCGAAACCCATCGAAGAAGTTTTATCTTCGACTAAGGAGTAA
- the truA gene encoding tRNA pseudouridine(38-40) synthase TruA, protein MARYKIILAYDGTQFHGSQRQRDVRTVQGVVEETLRKLNWQGTTLLLAGRTDAGVHAAGQVAAFDLDWRHPVDNLRSALNALLPEDVAVSLVEIVAEDFHPRYHALSRSYQYRIYCQETANPLLERYTWRVWPAPDMDVLQAAADQLVGVHDFAAFGSPMHAGGSTIRDLISAKWHQTDGILYFDVTANAFLYHMVRRLVSTQIKVVQGLMDMEQLRSHLHHPAQPIQGLAPACGLTLVNVHYCENS, encoded by the coding sequence ATGGCACGTTACAAAATTATTCTCGCGTACGACGGCACTCAATTTCATGGCTCTCAACGCCAGCGGGATGTGCGCACAGTGCAAGGTGTTGTCGAAGAAACTTTGCGCAAATTGAATTGGCAAGGGACAACTCTCTTGTTGGCTGGACGCACCGATGCGGGAGTTCATGCTGCGGGACAGGTGGCTGCCTTCGACCTGGATTGGCGCCACCCCGTAGACAACCTGCGTAGCGCACTCAACGCGTTGCTTCCCGAAGATGTAGCTGTTTCGCTGGTAGAGATTGTTGCTGAAGATTTCCATCCGCGTTATCATGCGCTTAGCCGAAGTTATCAATACCGCATTTATTGTCAGGAAACAGCCAATCCGCTTTTAGAACGCTATACCTGGCGAGTGTGGCCTGCACCGGATATGGATGTGTTGCAAGCAGCGGCTGACCAGTTGGTAGGCGTGCATGATTTTGCCGCCTTTGGTAGTCCAATGCACGCTGGCGGCAGCACGATCCGAGATCTGATCTCGGCCAAATGGCATCAAACCGACGGCATCCTGTATTTTGACGTTACGGCAAATGCTTTTCTCTATCATATGGTGCGTCGCTTGGTGTCAACCCAGATCAAAGTTGTTCAAGGACTGATGGATATGGAGCAATTACGCTCCCATCTGCATCATCCGGCGCAGCCGATTCAAGGGCTGGCCCCGGCATGTGGGCTGACTTTGGTCAATGTACATTATTGTGAGAATAGTTAA
- the rplQ gene encoding 50S ribosomal protein L17 has translation MRHKVAGYRLGRSKGHRIALRRTLVKQLFEHERIQTTRAKAEAIRQPAEKLITLAKRGNKAEGANAVHARRVAVSRLGDNQVVSKLFDDIAPRFENRPGGYTRMIKLGPRQGDSADMVILELVEE, from the coding sequence ATGCGACATAAAGTAGCTGGTTATCGATTAGGACGATCAAAAGGTCATCGCATTGCATTGCGCCGCACATTGGTGAAGCAGTTGTTTGAGCACGAGCGAATTCAAACTACCCGTGCCAAGGCTGAAGCTATTCGACAGCCTGCTGAAAAACTGATTACATTGGCAAAACGCGGTAACAAGGCCGAAGGCGCCAATGCCGTGCATGCTCGACGCGTTGCAGTCTCGCGCCTGGGTGATAATCAAGTTGTTTCAAAACTTTTTGATGATATCGCGCCGCGCTTTGAAAATCGCCCTGGCGGATACACCCGTATGATAAAGCTTGGCCCTCGGCAAGGTGATTCGGCCGATATGGTCATTTTAGAGCTGGTAGAAGAGTAG
- a CDS encoding DNA-directed RNA polymerase subunit alpha: MVTPKIEREAESRNYGKYAIGPLERGYGLTLGNALRRVLLSSLDGAAITSIRIADIHHEYRDIPGVREDVIHIMLQIKKLRMILYDVDTARMHLEVHGSGVVTAADIIAPSDVEIINPELYLFTVDDRDAPLEIELTVQRGRGYSPADDRSGRLPIGELPVDAIYNPVKRVNYDIGFARVGQSTNYDKLIMEIWTDGTIEPEKALSTSAKLLMEHLQHLAGVSAESLAAMVEEHVEEEGLGEEIIETPIEDLDLSVRVFNSLKRAGITNIGEIIELMEKGDDAVLSIRNFGVKSLLELRDKMVEKGYVMEGILDGLELE, translated from the coding sequence ATGGTAACGCCAAAAATCGAACGCGAAGCAGAATCTCGAAATTACGGTAAGTATGCAATTGGCCCGCTTGAGCGTGGCTATGGTCTCACTTTGGGAAATGCGTTGCGCCGGGTTTTACTATCATCTTTGGACGGCGCGGCCATTACGTCCATTCGGATCGCCGATATTCATCATGAGTATCGGGATATCCCTGGCGTGCGTGAAGATGTTATTCATATCATGTTGCAAATTAAAAAATTGCGCATGATCTTGTATGATGTGGATACTGCCCGAATGCACCTGGAAGTACATGGCTCTGGCGTGGTAACGGCTGCGGATATCATCGCGCCCTCTGATGTTGAAATTATCAACCCGGAACTGTATCTTTTCACAGTGGATGACCGTGACGCACCTCTGGAGATCGAACTAACCGTCCAGCGAGGCCGCGGATATTCGCCCGCCGATGACCGCTCTGGCCGCCTGCCGATTGGTGAACTTCCCGTGGATGCCATCTATAACCCGGTGAAGCGCGTCAACTACGATATTGGTTTTGCCCGTGTGGGACAAAGTACCAATTATGACAAGCTGATCATGGAAATTTGGACCGATGGTACGATTGAGCCTGAAAAAGCGCTTAGCACCAGTGCAAAGCTCCTGATGGAACATTTGCAACATCTGGCAGGTGTTAGCGCCGAATCATTGGCTGCAATGGTAGAAGAACATGTCGAAGAAGAAGGCCTGGGCGAAGAGATCATCGAAACGCCGATAGAAGACCTCGATCTTTCTGTGCGTGTTTTCAATTCCTTGAAGCGGGCTGGAATCACGAATATTGGTGAGATCATCGAATTGATGGAAAAAGGTGATGATGCAGTCCTCTCCATCCGCAATTTCGGTGTCAAGAGCCTCTTGGAATTACGAGATAAAATGGTCGAAAAGGGCTATGTAATGGAAGGTATCCTTGACGGCCTTGAATTGGAGTAA
- the rpsD gene encoding 30S ribosomal protein S4, whose product MGRYRGPACKLCRREGEKLFLKGARCYTSKCSFERRAYPPGDHGRSSQFRRRRESDFARQLRAKQKARRIYGVMERQFRRYYEESLQRRGLTGLNLLQILESRLDNVIYRMGYASSRTQARVLVTHGHFDVNGRRTDVPSMLLSPGDHIAVRDGSRKRVFFKDLRSIATEKSIPDWIGRDVEALSGELVRLPERLEIDGNLNEQLIVEYYSRR is encoded by the coding sequence ATGGGACGATATCGTGGACCCGCTTGTAAGCTGTGTAGGCGGGAAGGAGAAAAACTCTTTCTGAAAGGTGCGCGTTGTTACACCTCGAAGTGTTCATTTGAACGTCGAGCGTACCCTCCGGGAGATCATGGACGCAGCTCACAATTCCGTCGCCGCCGCGAATCCGACTTTGCGCGTCAGTTACGCGCTAAACAGAAAGCTCGCCGGATTTACGGTGTGATGGAACGTCAGTTCCGCCGCTATTACGAAGAATCGCTTCAGCGACGCGGCCTGACCGGTTTGAATTTGCTGCAAATTTTGGAATCCCGTTTAGATAATGTTATTTATCGCATGGGATATGCCAGTAGCCGCACCCAGGCGCGTGTGCTAGTAACGCACGGCCATTTTGATGTCAACGGACGCCGTACAGACGTGCCCTCAATGTTGCTTTCTCCAGGCGATCACATCGCCGTACGAGATGGCTCACGCAAGCGTGTGTTTTTCAAGGACCTTCGCTCCATAGCAACCGAGAAATCCATTCCGGATTGGATCGGTCGCGATGTAGAAGCTTTGTCGGGCGAATTAGTTCGTCTGCCTGAACGCCTTGAAATTGATGGCAACCTGAACGAGCAACTCATTGTTGAGTACTATTCGCGACGGTAA
- the rpsK gene encoding 30S ribosomal protein S11 yields the protein MAKKSLPRRKKGARKTKRTLSSGQVHIYATFNNTIVTVSDPQGNTVCWGSPGIMGLKGSRKSTPYAARLAAEHAVKAAMDMGLREAEVIINGPGRGREAAIRAVQTMGVKVTAITDKTPVAHNGCRPPKKRRV from the coding sequence ATGGCTAAAAAAAGTTTACCGCGTCGGAAGAAGGGCGCACGAAAAACAAAGCGCACACTGTCTTCGGGGCAGGTGCATATTTACGCAACGTTTAACAACACGATCGTAACGGTTTCTGACCCTCAGGGTAATACGGTTTGCTGGGGTTCCCCCGGCATTATGGGGCTGAAAGGTTCTCGTAAAAGTACGCCCTATGCCGCTCGCCTGGCAGCAGAACATGCAGTGAAGGCAGCCATGGATATGGGCTTGCGTGAAGCCGAAGTAATTATCAATGGCCCCGGTCGCGGACGCGAAGCTGCTATTCGTGCCGTTCAGACAATGGGCGTGAAGGTCACCGCAATTACGGATAAGACCCCCGTGGCACATAACGGTTGCCGCCCTCCGAAAAAGCGCCGTGTATAA
- the rpsM gene encoding 30S ribosomal protein S13 yields the protein MARIEGIDLPREKRIEVALTYIFGIGRSSANEILAKTGVNPDTRVRDLTDDEASLLREEISQKYKVEGDLRRESQMHIKRLIEIGSYRGLRHRRNLPLRGQRTRTNARSRKGPKKTVAGRGRRRGVAKT from the coding sequence ATGGCTCGTATTGAAGGTATAGACTTACCTCGTGAAAAGCGGATAGAGGTTGCTCTAACGTATATTTTTGGCATTGGCCGCTCAAGCGCAAATGAAATCCTGGCGAAAACTGGTGTTAATCCTGATACGCGTGTTCGTGATCTGACCGATGACGAAGCCAGTTTGCTGCGTGAGGAAATCTCCCAAAAGTACAAAGTGGAAGGTGATTTGCGCCGCGAAAGCCAAATGCATATCAAACGCCTGATTGAAATTGGCAGCTATCGCGGGCTTCGACACCGCCGCAATTTACCGTTGCGTGGTCAGCGTACGCGCACAAATGCGCGTTCCCGCAAAGGCCCCAAGAAAACGGTCGCCGGACGCGGACGCCGCAGAGGTGTTGCCAAGACGTAG
- the rpmJ gene encoding 50S ribosomal protein L36: protein MKVSASVKKRCAKCKIVKRKGRLYVICENPKHKQRQG, encoded by the coding sequence ATGAAAGTATCAGCATCTGTAAAAAAACGCTGCGCAAAATGCAAGATTGTAAAGCGCAAAGGTAGATTGTACGTAATCTGTGAAAATCCAAAACATAAACAGCGACAGGGATAG
- the map gene encoding type I methionyl aminopeptidase: protein MVWQRNVIIKTSEEIEIMRQAGHINALVHETVRNLIQPGITTAELDAVAEQVIRDHGGEPTFKGYPGPYPFPATLTISINEALVHGIPGKKKLQSGDLVSIDCGTTYKGFVADSAISVGVGEIPKKARRLLEVTEKALQIGISKMQAGNRVGDISAAIQEYVEGHGYSVPREYTGHGVGRQMHEAPQVPNFGSAGRGLVLRPGITLAIEPMLLAGAYKTRVLPDQWTVVSADGSLTAHFEHTVAVTENGPQILTILNESYGLNSKRLV, encoded by the coding sequence ATGGTTTGGCAGCGTAACGTAATTATAAAAACATCCGAAGAAATAGAGATCATGCGTCAGGCTGGGCATATTAATGCCTTGGTTCATGAAACTGTTCGCAATCTGATTCAGCCGGGCATCACAACCGCAGAGCTGGATGCCGTAGCCGAACAGGTGATACGCGATCATGGCGGGGAGCCTACTTTCAAAGGCTACCCCGGCCCGTATCCCTTTCCAGCTACGCTGACCATTAGCATCAATGAAGCGTTGGTGCATGGCATTCCTGGCAAAAAAAAATTGCAGTCGGGTGATCTCGTTTCCATCGACTGCGGCACGACTTACAAAGGTTTTGTCGCCGATTCGGCTATTTCGGTTGGCGTTGGTGAAATTCCGAAAAAGGCCCGGCGCTTACTTGAAGTTACTGAAAAAGCCTTGCAAATTGGTATTTCGAAAATGCAGGCTGGTAATCGGGTTGGCGATATCTCGGCGGCGATTCAGGAATATGTTGAAGGCCATGGATATAGCGTACCGCGTGAATATACGGGGCACGGTGTTGGTCGCCAGATGCATGAAGCCCCGCAAGTGCCAAATTTTGGCAGCGCAGGGCGCGGGCTTGTGTTGAGGCCGGGTATTACCCTGGCCATCGAGCCAATGTTGTTAGCTGGCGCGTACAAAACTCGGGTTTTACCCGATCAATGGACAGTGGTTTCGGCGGATGGCTCTTTGACGGCTCATTTTGAACACACCGTAGCAGTGACCGAAAATGGCCCGCAAATTCTAACCATTCTCAATGAAAGCTATGGACTGAATTCGAAGAGGCTAGTATAA
- a CDS encoding adenylate kinase codes for MAQHFVMLGPPGAGKGTQAKILSEKMGIPHVSSGDLFRENLREKTELGKLAEGYINRGELVPDDVTIRMVQERISRPDCQAGVLLDGFPRTVFQAEALDGILRDQKNTQVDAVPCIIVADDELVERLSGRRSCQNGHVFHVKFNLPKVDGICDVDGTELYQREDDTVETVSRRIRVYLDQTQPLIDYYRQKGVLVEIDGAQAIDAVSEALFAAIAKL; via the coding sequence ATGGCACAGCACTTCGTGATGCTTGGCCCTCCCGGAGCCGGAAAGGGCACTCAGGCAAAAATTCTATCTGAGAAAATGGGCATTCCCCATGTCTCATCGGGCGACCTTTTTCGCGAAAATTTGCGTGAAAAAACCGAATTAGGAAAATTGGCTGAAGGATATATCAATCGAGGTGAATTGGTTCCCGATGATGTCACCATTCGCATGGTGCAAGAACGCATCTCGCGACCCGATTGTCAGGCAGGCGTGCTACTGGATGGGTTTCCTCGCACGGTATTTCAGGCCGAAGCGCTGGATGGAATACTGCGTGATCAAAAAAATACTCAGGTGGACGCTGTCCCGTGCATCATCGTTGCCGATGATGAGCTTGTTGAACGGCTTAGCGGGCGGCGATCCTGCCAAAATGGACATGTTTTCCACGTCAAGTTTAATCTACCCAAGGTGGATGGCATCTGCGATGTGGATGGCACTGAACTTTATCAGCGAGAAGATGACACCGTTGAAACAGTATCGCGGCGCATTCGGGTTTATCTTGATCAAACCCAGCCATTGATCGATTACTATCGTCAGAAAGGTGTCTTGGTTGAGATTGACGGCGCTCAGGCTATCGATGCAGTTTCGGAAGCGCTCTTCGCTGCCATCGCAAAGTTGTAG